A DNA window from Betta splendens chromosome 6, fBetSpl5.4, whole genome shotgun sequence contains the following coding sequences:
- the LOC114857788 gene encoding proton myo-inositol cotransporter-like isoform X2: MHFPAGNFYWYDECSLKHMSSLMGTRQQKAAEDGERGLIGPPSGDVLHQDAPPTRFVYVLAFFSALGGFLFGYDTGVVSGAMLLLKREMSLSALWQELLVSSTVGAAALSALSGGSLNGRLGRRVCILVASCIFSVGGIVLSVAPDKVVLLVGRIIVGLGIGIASMTVPVYIAEVSPPHLRGQLVTINSLFITGGQFIASVVDGAFSYLRRDGWRYMLGLSVVPAVVQFIGFIFLPESPRWLLQKGRTQEARQVLSRIRGDQSIEEEYDTIRTSIEEEATEASGGGLVVWRILSYAPTRRALIVGCGLQMFQQLSGINTVMYYSATILQMAGVRDVKRAIWLAAATSATNFVFTLVGVWLVERVGRRKLTLGSLLGTALSLALLAIGFLLSAQNSPPVTLHPVDAQNSTCRLYGSCEGCMLDPNCGFCYRENGSTLYNSSCVPVNAASTDQAAWGRCSNQTEAAHSPAWAYNYCPTSYSWVVLLGLILYLAFFAPGMGTMPWTVNSEIYPLWARSTGNACSAGVNWICNVLVSLTFLHVAEFLTYYGAFFLYTGLAVLGLLFVLGCLPETQGLQLEDIENLFTGPLCSCGALSPRGRRHVHYIRNGSDPGPERYGAMDSDGAITYITVSTTGKCQVLAACASLTLFYILVPAAQITMTDASVCTSHLILMICHVCFHLKQ, encoded by the exons ATGCATTTTCCAGCTGGGAACTTTTATTG GTACGATGAGTGCAGCTTGAAGCACATGAGCAGTCTTATGGGCACGAGGCAGCAGAAAGCGGCAGAGGATGGCGAGCGGGGTCTCATTGGACCTCCATCTGGGGACGTCCTGCACCAGGACGCCCCCCCCACGCGCTTCGTCTACGTGTTGGCCTTCTTCTCGGCCCTGGGAGGCTTCCTGTTCGGCTACGACACCGGGGTGGTGTCCGGCgccatgctgctgctgaagagggaGATGAGCCTGAGCGCTCTgtggcaggagctgctggtctCCAGCACCGTGGGCGCTGCAGCCCTCTCTGCCCTGAGCGGAGGCTCCCTCAACGGACGGCTGGGGCGCAGGGTCTGCATCCTGGTGGCCAGCTGCATCTTCAGCGTCGGTGGCATCGTGTTGAGCGTCGCTCCAGACAAGGTGGTGCTGCTCGTGGGCAGGATCATAGTTGGTCTGGGCATAG GCATTGCCTCCATGACAGTTCCTGTGTACATCGCAGAGGTTTCCCCGCCTCACCTGAGAGGTCAGCTGGTCACCATCAACTCGCTCTTCATCACCGGGGGCCAGTTCATTGCCAGTGTGGTGGATGGAGCTTTCAGCTACCTGAGGCGTGATGGCTGGAG GTACATGTTGGGCCTGTCCGTTGTTCCGGCAGTTGTGCAGTTCATCGGCTTCATCTTCCTGCCAGAGAGCCCGCGCTGGCTGCTCCAGAAAGGCCGGACTCAGGAGGCCCGTCAGGTCCTCAGCAGGATCCGTGGAGACCAGAGTATTGAGGAGGAGTACGACACCATCAGAACCAGCATTGAAGAGGAGGCCACAGAAGCAAGTGGAG GAGGCCTTGTTGTTTGGAGGATCCTCAGCTACGCGCCCACTCGCAGGGCTCTCATTGTCGGCTGCGGCCTCCagatgtttcagcagctgtctgGGATCAACACCGTCAT GTACTACAGCGCCACCATCCTGCAGATGGCGGGAGTGCGGGACGTTAAACGGGCCATCTGGTTGGCTGCCGCCACGTCTGCCACCAACTTCGTGTTCACCTTGGTCGGAGTCTGGCTTGTGGAGCGAGTTGGCCGCAGGAAGCTGACGCTGGGCAGCCTCTTGG GGACCGCTCTGAGTCTGGCTCTGTTGGCGATCGGGTTCTTGCTCTCTGCACAGAATTCACCACCCGTCACCCTCCACCCAGTCGATGCTCAGAACTCCACCTGCAGACTTTATGG CTCCTGTGAAGGATGCATGCTGGATCCAAACTGTGGGTTCTGTTATCGTGAAAATGGCTCCACATTGTACAACTCCTCCTGTGTTCCTGTTAATGCCGCGTCCACAGATCAAGCAGCCTGGGGAAG ATGTTCCAATCAGACAGAGGCAGCCCACAGCCCAGCGTGGGCCTACAACTACTGTCCCACGTCCTACTCCTGGGTCGTCCTGTTGGGTCTCATCCTCTATCTTGCCTTCTTTGCTCCAG ggatGGGCACCATGCCGTGGACCGTCAACTCAGAAATCTACCCGCTTTGGGCACGCAGCACCGGCAACGCCTGCTCAGCCGGAGTCAACTGGATCTGCAACGTCCTGGTGTCTCTGACCTTCCTTCACGTCGCAGAGTTTCTCACTTACTACG GGGCGTTCTTCTTGTACACGGGGCTGGCGGTGTTGGGTCTCCTCTTTGTGCTGGGCTGCCTCCCAGAGACCCAGGGCCTGCAGCTAGAGGACATAGAGAACCTGTTCACCGGCCCGCTCTGCTCCTGTGGAGCCTTGTCGCCCAGGGGCCGTCGCCACGTCCACTACATCCGG AATGGTTCTGACCCCGGCCCAGAACGCTATGGAGCCATGGACTCGGACGGGGCCATAACCTATATAACTGTAAGTACCACAGGCAAATGCCAAGTTCTGGCTGCATGTGCCTCATTAACGTTGTTTTATATCcttgttcctgcagctcagataaCAATGACCGATGCTTCTGTTTGCACATCCCACCTTATTCTTATGATTTGtcatgtttgctttcatttaaAGCAATGA
- the LOC114857788 gene encoding proton myo-inositol cotransporter-like isoform X6, with product MHFPAGNFYCRYDECSLKHMSSLMGTRQQKAAEDGERGLIGPPSGDVLHQDAPPTRFVYVLAFFSALGGFLFGYDTGVVSGAMLLLKREMSLSALWQELLVSSTVGAAALSALSGGSLNGRLGRRVCILVASCIFSVGGIVLSVAPDKVVLLVGRIIVGLGIGIASMTVPVYIAEVSPPHLRGQLVTINSLFITGGQFIASVVDGAFSYLRRDGWRYMLGLSVVPAVVQFIGFIFLPESPRWLLQKGRTQEARQVLSRIRGDQSIEEEYDTIRTSIEEEATEASGGGLVVWRILSYAPTRRALIVGCGLQMFQQLSGINTVMYYSATILQMAGVRDVKRAIWLAAATSATNFVFTLVGVWLVERVGRRKLTLGSLLGTALSLALLAIGFLLSAQNSPPVTLHPVDAQNSTCRLYGSCEGCMLDPNCGFCYRENGSTLYNSSCVPVNAASTDQAAWGRCSNQTEAAHSPAWAYNYCPTSYSWVVLLGLILYLAFFAPGMGTMPWTVNSEIYPLWARSTGNACSAGVNWICNVLVSLTFLHVAEFLTYYGAFFLYTGLAVLGLLFVLGCLPETQGLQLEDIENLFTGPLCSCGALSPRGRRHVHYIRVTGNNYLPSDNDASDVD from the exons ATGCATTTTCCAGCTGGGAACTTTTATTG CAGGTACGATGAGTGCAGCTTGAAGCACATGAGCAGTCTTATGGGCACGAGGCAGCAGAAAGCGGCAGAGGATGGCGAGCGGGGTCTCATTGGACCTCCATCTGGGGACGTCCTGCACCAGGACGCCCCCCCCACGCGCTTCGTCTACGTGTTGGCCTTCTTCTCGGCCCTGGGAGGCTTCCTGTTCGGCTACGACACCGGGGTGGTGTCCGGCgccatgctgctgctgaagagggaGATGAGCCTGAGCGCTCTgtggcaggagctgctggtctCCAGCACCGTGGGCGCTGCAGCCCTCTCTGCCCTGAGCGGAGGCTCCCTCAACGGACGGCTGGGGCGCAGGGTCTGCATCCTGGTGGCCAGCTGCATCTTCAGCGTCGGTGGCATCGTGTTGAGCGTCGCTCCAGACAAGGTGGTGCTGCTCGTGGGCAGGATCATAGTTGGTCTGGGCATAG GCATTGCCTCCATGACAGTTCCTGTGTACATCGCAGAGGTTTCCCCGCCTCACCTGAGAGGTCAGCTGGTCACCATCAACTCGCTCTTCATCACCGGGGGCCAGTTCATTGCCAGTGTGGTGGATGGAGCTTTCAGCTACCTGAGGCGTGATGGCTGGAG GTACATGTTGGGCCTGTCCGTTGTTCCGGCAGTTGTGCAGTTCATCGGCTTCATCTTCCTGCCAGAGAGCCCGCGCTGGCTGCTCCAGAAAGGCCGGACTCAGGAGGCCCGTCAGGTCCTCAGCAGGATCCGTGGAGACCAGAGTATTGAGGAGGAGTACGACACCATCAGAACCAGCATTGAAGAGGAGGCCACAGAAGCAAGTGGAG GAGGCCTTGTTGTTTGGAGGATCCTCAGCTACGCGCCCACTCGCAGGGCTCTCATTGTCGGCTGCGGCCTCCagatgtttcagcagctgtctgGGATCAACACCGTCAT GTACTACAGCGCCACCATCCTGCAGATGGCGGGAGTGCGGGACGTTAAACGGGCCATCTGGTTGGCTGCCGCCACGTCTGCCACCAACTTCGTGTTCACCTTGGTCGGAGTCTGGCTTGTGGAGCGAGTTGGCCGCAGGAAGCTGACGCTGGGCAGCCTCTTGG GGACCGCTCTGAGTCTGGCTCTGTTGGCGATCGGGTTCTTGCTCTCTGCACAGAATTCACCACCCGTCACCCTCCACCCAGTCGATGCTCAGAACTCCACCTGCAGACTTTATGG CTCCTGTGAAGGATGCATGCTGGATCCAAACTGTGGGTTCTGTTATCGTGAAAATGGCTCCACATTGTACAACTCCTCCTGTGTTCCTGTTAATGCCGCGTCCACAGATCAAGCAGCCTGGGGAAG ATGTTCCAATCAGACAGAGGCAGCCCACAGCCCAGCGTGGGCCTACAACTACTGTCCCACGTCCTACTCCTGGGTCGTCCTGTTGGGTCTCATCCTCTATCTTGCCTTCTTTGCTCCAG ggatGGGCACCATGCCGTGGACCGTCAACTCAGAAATCTACCCGCTTTGGGCACGCAGCACCGGCAACGCCTGCTCAGCCGGAGTCAACTGGATCTGCAACGTCCTGGTGTCTCTGACCTTCCTTCACGTCGCAGAGTTTCTCACTTACTACG GGGCGTTCTTCTTGTACACGGGGCTGGCGGTGTTGGGTCTCCTCTTTGTGCTGGGCTGCCTCCCAGAGACCCAGGGCCTGCAGCTAGAGGACATAGAGAACCTGTTCACCGGCCCGCTCTGCTCCTGTGGAGCCTTGTCGCCCAGGGGCCGTCGCCACGTCCACTACATCCGGGTAACAGGCAACAACTACCTCCCGTCTGACAATGATGCTTCAGATGTAGACTAG
- the LOC114857788 gene encoding proton myo-inositol cotransporter-like isoform X5, which yields MHFPAGNFYCRYDECSLKHMSSLMGTRQQKAAEDGERGLIGPPSGDVLHQDAPPTRFVYVLAFFSALGGFLFGYDTGVVSGAMLLLKREMSLSALWQELLVSSTVGAAALSALSGGSLNGRLGRRVCILVASCIFSVGGIVLSVAPDKVVLLVGRIIVGLGIGIASMTVPVYIAEVSPPHLRGQLVTINSLFITGGQFIASVVDGAFSYLRRDGWRYMLGLSVVPAVVQFIGFIFLPESPRWLLQKGRTQEARQVLSRIRGDQSIEEEYDTIRTSIEEEATEASGGGLVVWRILSYAPTRRALIVGCGLQMFQQLSGINTVMYYSATILQMAGVRDVKRAIWLAAATSATNFVFTLVGVWLVERVGRRKLTLGSLLGTALSLALLAIGFLLSAQNSPPVTLHPVDAQNSTCRLYGSCEGCMLDPNCGFCYRENGSTLYNSSCVPVNAASTDQAAWGRCSNQTEAAHSPAWAYNYCPTSYSWVVLLGLILYLAFFAPGMGTMPWTVNSEIYPLWARSTGNACSAGVNWICNVLVSLTFLHVAEFLTYYGAFFLYTGLAVLGLLFVLGCLPETQGLQLEDIENLFTGPLCSCGALSPRGRRHVHYIRNGSDPGPERYGAMDSDGAITYITLR from the exons ATGCATTTTCCAGCTGGGAACTTTTATTG CAGGTACGATGAGTGCAGCTTGAAGCACATGAGCAGTCTTATGGGCACGAGGCAGCAGAAAGCGGCAGAGGATGGCGAGCGGGGTCTCATTGGACCTCCATCTGGGGACGTCCTGCACCAGGACGCCCCCCCCACGCGCTTCGTCTACGTGTTGGCCTTCTTCTCGGCCCTGGGAGGCTTCCTGTTCGGCTACGACACCGGGGTGGTGTCCGGCgccatgctgctgctgaagagggaGATGAGCCTGAGCGCTCTgtggcaggagctgctggtctCCAGCACCGTGGGCGCTGCAGCCCTCTCTGCCCTGAGCGGAGGCTCCCTCAACGGACGGCTGGGGCGCAGGGTCTGCATCCTGGTGGCCAGCTGCATCTTCAGCGTCGGTGGCATCGTGTTGAGCGTCGCTCCAGACAAGGTGGTGCTGCTCGTGGGCAGGATCATAGTTGGTCTGGGCATAG GCATTGCCTCCATGACAGTTCCTGTGTACATCGCAGAGGTTTCCCCGCCTCACCTGAGAGGTCAGCTGGTCACCATCAACTCGCTCTTCATCACCGGGGGCCAGTTCATTGCCAGTGTGGTGGATGGAGCTTTCAGCTACCTGAGGCGTGATGGCTGGAG GTACATGTTGGGCCTGTCCGTTGTTCCGGCAGTTGTGCAGTTCATCGGCTTCATCTTCCTGCCAGAGAGCCCGCGCTGGCTGCTCCAGAAAGGCCGGACTCAGGAGGCCCGTCAGGTCCTCAGCAGGATCCGTGGAGACCAGAGTATTGAGGAGGAGTACGACACCATCAGAACCAGCATTGAAGAGGAGGCCACAGAAGCAAGTGGAG GAGGCCTTGTTGTTTGGAGGATCCTCAGCTACGCGCCCACTCGCAGGGCTCTCATTGTCGGCTGCGGCCTCCagatgtttcagcagctgtctgGGATCAACACCGTCAT GTACTACAGCGCCACCATCCTGCAGATGGCGGGAGTGCGGGACGTTAAACGGGCCATCTGGTTGGCTGCCGCCACGTCTGCCACCAACTTCGTGTTCACCTTGGTCGGAGTCTGGCTTGTGGAGCGAGTTGGCCGCAGGAAGCTGACGCTGGGCAGCCTCTTGG GGACCGCTCTGAGTCTGGCTCTGTTGGCGATCGGGTTCTTGCTCTCTGCACAGAATTCACCACCCGTCACCCTCCACCCAGTCGATGCTCAGAACTCCACCTGCAGACTTTATGG CTCCTGTGAAGGATGCATGCTGGATCCAAACTGTGGGTTCTGTTATCGTGAAAATGGCTCCACATTGTACAACTCCTCCTGTGTTCCTGTTAATGCCGCGTCCACAGATCAAGCAGCCTGGGGAAG ATGTTCCAATCAGACAGAGGCAGCCCACAGCCCAGCGTGGGCCTACAACTACTGTCCCACGTCCTACTCCTGGGTCGTCCTGTTGGGTCTCATCCTCTATCTTGCCTTCTTTGCTCCAG ggatGGGCACCATGCCGTGGACCGTCAACTCAGAAATCTACCCGCTTTGGGCACGCAGCACCGGCAACGCCTGCTCAGCCGGAGTCAACTGGATCTGCAACGTCCTGGTGTCTCTGACCTTCCTTCACGTCGCAGAGTTTCTCACTTACTACG GGGCGTTCTTCTTGTACACGGGGCTGGCGGTGTTGGGTCTCCTCTTTGTGCTGGGCTGCCTCCCAGAGACCCAGGGCCTGCAGCTAGAGGACATAGAGAACCTGTTCACCGGCCCGCTCTGCTCCTGTGGAGCCTTGTCGCCCAGGGGCCGTCGCCACGTCCACTACATCCGG AATGGTTCTGACCCCGGCCCAGAACGCTATGGAGCCATGGACTCGGACGGGGCCATAACCTATATAACT ctcagataa
- the LOC114857788 gene encoding proton myo-inositol cotransporter-like isoform X1 — translation MHFPAGNFYCRYDECSLKHMSSLMGTRQQKAAEDGERGLIGPPSGDVLHQDAPPTRFVYVLAFFSALGGFLFGYDTGVVSGAMLLLKREMSLSALWQELLVSSTVGAAALSALSGGSLNGRLGRRVCILVASCIFSVGGIVLSVAPDKVVLLVGRIIVGLGIGIASMTVPVYIAEVSPPHLRGQLVTINSLFITGGQFIASVVDGAFSYLRRDGWRYMLGLSVVPAVVQFIGFIFLPESPRWLLQKGRTQEARQVLSRIRGDQSIEEEYDTIRTSIEEEATEASGGGLVVWRILSYAPTRRALIVGCGLQMFQQLSGINTVMYYSATILQMAGVRDVKRAIWLAAATSATNFVFTLVGVWLVERVGRRKLTLGSLLGTALSLALLAIGFLLSAQNSPPVTLHPVDAQNSTCRLYGSCEGCMLDPNCGFCYRENGSTLYNSSCVPVNAASTDQAAWGRCSNQTEAAHSPAWAYNYCPTSYSWVVLLGLILYLAFFAPGMGTMPWTVNSEIYPLWARSTGNACSAGVNWICNVLVSLTFLHVAEFLTYYGAFFLYTGLAVLGLLFVLGCLPETQGLQLEDIENLFTGPLCSCGALSPRGRRHVHYIRNGSDPGPERYGAMDSDGAITYITVSTTGKCQVLAACASLTLFYILVPAAQITMTDASVCTSHLILMICHVCFHLKQ, via the exons ATGCATTTTCCAGCTGGGAACTTTTATTG CAGGTACGATGAGTGCAGCTTGAAGCACATGAGCAGTCTTATGGGCACGAGGCAGCAGAAAGCGGCAGAGGATGGCGAGCGGGGTCTCATTGGACCTCCATCTGGGGACGTCCTGCACCAGGACGCCCCCCCCACGCGCTTCGTCTACGTGTTGGCCTTCTTCTCGGCCCTGGGAGGCTTCCTGTTCGGCTACGACACCGGGGTGGTGTCCGGCgccatgctgctgctgaagagggaGATGAGCCTGAGCGCTCTgtggcaggagctgctggtctCCAGCACCGTGGGCGCTGCAGCCCTCTCTGCCCTGAGCGGAGGCTCCCTCAACGGACGGCTGGGGCGCAGGGTCTGCATCCTGGTGGCCAGCTGCATCTTCAGCGTCGGTGGCATCGTGTTGAGCGTCGCTCCAGACAAGGTGGTGCTGCTCGTGGGCAGGATCATAGTTGGTCTGGGCATAG GCATTGCCTCCATGACAGTTCCTGTGTACATCGCAGAGGTTTCCCCGCCTCACCTGAGAGGTCAGCTGGTCACCATCAACTCGCTCTTCATCACCGGGGGCCAGTTCATTGCCAGTGTGGTGGATGGAGCTTTCAGCTACCTGAGGCGTGATGGCTGGAG GTACATGTTGGGCCTGTCCGTTGTTCCGGCAGTTGTGCAGTTCATCGGCTTCATCTTCCTGCCAGAGAGCCCGCGCTGGCTGCTCCAGAAAGGCCGGACTCAGGAGGCCCGTCAGGTCCTCAGCAGGATCCGTGGAGACCAGAGTATTGAGGAGGAGTACGACACCATCAGAACCAGCATTGAAGAGGAGGCCACAGAAGCAAGTGGAG GAGGCCTTGTTGTTTGGAGGATCCTCAGCTACGCGCCCACTCGCAGGGCTCTCATTGTCGGCTGCGGCCTCCagatgtttcagcagctgtctgGGATCAACACCGTCAT GTACTACAGCGCCACCATCCTGCAGATGGCGGGAGTGCGGGACGTTAAACGGGCCATCTGGTTGGCTGCCGCCACGTCTGCCACCAACTTCGTGTTCACCTTGGTCGGAGTCTGGCTTGTGGAGCGAGTTGGCCGCAGGAAGCTGACGCTGGGCAGCCTCTTGG GGACCGCTCTGAGTCTGGCTCTGTTGGCGATCGGGTTCTTGCTCTCTGCACAGAATTCACCACCCGTCACCCTCCACCCAGTCGATGCTCAGAACTCCACCTGCAGACTTTATGG CTCCTGTGAAGGATGCATGCTGGATCCAAACTGTGGGTTCTGTTATCGTGAAAATGGCTCCACATTGTACAACTCCTCCTGTGTTCCTGTTAATGCCGCGTCCACAGATCAAGCAGCCTGGGGAAG ATGTTCCAATCAGACAGAGGCAGCCCACAGCCCAGCGTGGGCCTACAACTACTGTCCCACGTCCTACTCCTGGGTCGTCCTGTTGGGTCTCATCCTCTATCTTGCCTTCTTTGCTCCAG ggatGGGCACCATGCCGTGGACCGTCAACTCAGAAATCTACCCGCTTTGGGCACGCAGCACCGGCAACGCCTGCTCAGCCGGAGTCAACTGGATCTGCAACGTCCTGGTGTCTCTGACCTTCCTTCACGTCGCAGAGTTTCTCACTTACTACG GGGCGTTCTTCTTGTACACGGGGCTGGCGGTGTTGGGTCTCCTCTTTGTGCTGGGCTGCCTCCCAGAGACCCAGGGCCTGCAGCTAGAGGACATAGAGAACCTGTTCACCGGCCCGCTCTGCTCCTGTGGAGCCTTGTCGCCCAGGGGCCGTCGCCACGTCCACTACATCCGG AATGGTTCTGACCCCGGCCCAGAACGCTATGGAGCCATGGACTCGGACGGGGCCATAACCTATATAACTGTAAGTACCACAGGCAAATGCCAAGTTCTGGCTGCATGTGCCTCATTAACGTTGTTTTATATCcttgttcctgcagctcagataaCAATGACCGATGCTTCTGTTTGCACATCCCACCTTATTCTTATGATTTGtcatgtttgctttcatttaaAGCAATGA
- the LOC114857788 gene encoding proton myo-inositol cotransporter-like isoform X3, with translation MSSRYDECSLKHMSSLMGTRQQKAAEDGERGLIGPPSGDVLHQDAPPTRFVYVLAFFSALGGFLFGYDTGVVSGAMLLLKREMSLSALWQELLVSSTVGAAALSALSGGSLNGRLGRRVCILVASCIFSVGGIVLSVAPDKVVLLVGRIIVGLGIGIASMTVPVYIAEVSPPHLRGQLVTINSLFITGGQFIASVVDGAFSYLRRDGWRYMLGLSVVPAVVQFIGFIFLPESPRWLLQKGRTQEARQVLSRIRGDQSIEEEYDTIRTSIEEEATEASGGGLVVWRILSYAPTRRALIVGCGLQMFQQLSGINTVMYYSATILQMAGVRDVKRAIWLAAATSATNFVFTLVGVWLVERVGRRKLTLGSLLGTALSLALLAIGFLLSAQNSPPVTLHPVDAQNSTCRLYGSCEGCMLDPNCGFCYRENGSTLYNSSCVPVNAASTDQAAWGRCSNQTEAAHSPAWAYNYCPTSYSWVVLLGLILYLAFFAPGMGTMPWTVNSEIYPLWARSTGNACSAGVNWICNVLVSLTFLHVAEFLTYYGAFFLYTGLAVLGLLFVLGCLPETQGLQLEDIENLFTGPLCSCGALSPRGRRHVHYIRNGSDPGPERYGAMDSDGAITYITVSTTGKCQVLAACASLTLFYILVPAAQITMTDASVCTSHLILMICHVCFHLKQ, from the exons ATGTCCAGCAGGTACGATGAGTGCAGCTTGAAGCACATGAGCAGTCTTATGGGCACGAGGCAGCAGAAAGCGGCAGAGGATGGCGAGCGGGGTCTCATTGGACCTCCATCTGGGGACGTCCTGCACCAGGACGCCCCCCCCACGCGCTTCGTCTACGTGTTGGCCTTCTTCTCGGCCCTGGGAGGCTTCCTGTTCGGCTACGACACCGGGGTGGTGTCCGGCgccatgctgctgctgaagagggaGATGAGCCTGAGCGCTCTgtggcaggagctgctggtctCCAGCACCGTGGGCGCTGCAGCCCTCTCTGCCCTGAGCGGAGGCTCCCTCAACGGACGGCTGGGGCGCAGGGTCTGCATCCTGGTGGCCAGCTGCATCTTCAGCGTCGGTGGCATCGTGTTGAGCGTCGCTCCAGACAAGGTGGTGCTGCTCGTGGGCAGGATCATAGTTGGTCTGGGCATAG GCATTGCCTCCATGACAGTTCCTGTGTACATCGCAGAGGTTTCCCCGCCTCACCTGAGAGGTCAGCTGGTCACCATCAACTCGCTCTTCATCACCGGGGGCCAGTTCATTGCCAGTGTGGTGGATGGAGCTTTCAGCTACCTGAGGCGTGATGGCTGGAG GTACATGTTGGGCCTGTCCGTTGTTCCGGCAGTTGTGCAGTTCATCGGCTTCATCTTCCTGCCAGAGAGCCCGCGCTGGCTGCTCCAGAAAGGCCGGACTCAGGAGGCCCGTCAGGTCCTCAGCAGGATCCGTGGAGACCAGAGTATTGAGGAGGAGTACGACACCATCAGAACCAGCATTGAAGAGGAGGCCACAGAAGCAAGTGGAG GAGGCCTTGTTGTTTGGAGGATCCTCAGCTACGCGCCCACTCGCAGGGCTCTCATTGTCGGCTGCGGCCTCCagatgtttcagcagctgtctgGGATCAACACCGTCAT GTACTACAGCGCCACCATCCTGCAGATGGCGGGAGTGCGGGACGTTAAACGGGCCATCTGGTTGGCTGCCGCCACGTCTGCCACCAACTTCGTGTTCACCTTGGTCGGAGTCTGGCTTGTGGAGCGAGTTGGCCGCAGGAAGCTGACGCTGGGCAGCCTCTTGG GGACCGCTCTGAGTCTGGCTCTGTTGGCGATCGGGTTCTTGCTCTCTGCACAGAATTCACCACCCGTCACCCTCCACCCAGTCGATGCTCAGAACTCCACCTGCAGACTTTATGG CTCCTGTGAAGGATGCATGCTGGATCCAAACTGTGGGTTCTGTTATCGTGAAAATGGCTCCACATTGTACAACTCCTCCTGTGTTCCTGTTAATGCCGCGTCCACAGATCAAGCAGCCTGGGGAAG ATGTTCCAATCAGACAGAGGCAGCCCACAGCCCAGCGTGGGCCTACAACTACTGTCCCACGTCCTACTCCTGGGTCGTCCTGTTGGGTCTCATCCTCTATCTTGCCTTCTTTGCTCCAG ggatGGGCACCATGCCGTGGACCGTCAACTCAGAAATCTACCCGCTTTGGGCACGCAGCACCGGCAACGCCTGCTCAGCCGGAGTCAACTGGATCTGCAACGTCCTGGTGTCTCTGACCTTCCTTCACGTCGCAGAGTTTCTCACTTACTACG GGGCGTTCTTCTTGTACACGGGGCTGGCGGTGTTGGGTCTCCTCTTTGTGCTGGGCTGCCTCCCAGAGACCCAGGGCCTGCAGCTAGAGGACATAGAGAACCTGTTCACCGGCCCGCTCTGCTCCTGTGGAGCCTTGTCGCCCAGGGGCCGTCGCCACGTCCACTACATCCGG AATGGTTCTGACCCCGGCCCAGAACGCTATGGAGCCATGGACTCGGACGGGGCCATAACCTATATAACTGTAAGTACCACAGGCAAATGCCAAGTTCTGGCTGCATGTGCCTCATTAACGTTGTTTTATATCcttgttcctgcagctcagataaCAATGACCGATGCTTCTGTTTGCACATCCCACCTTATTCTTATGATTTGtcatgtttgctttcatttaaAGCAATGA